The Acidobacteriota bacterium genome includes a window with the following:
- a CDS encoding tetratricopeptide repeat protein, whose translation MAAGKGSKPDRRKRPDPPAPQPTATPARPAVGAGGWAAVIILAGVLLYAPGLEYDFVFDDFALVRNNPAVQSLAQAARATVQGVAYRPLRTLSYALDHALGGMDPFVFHLSNLVWFALLLAAAWRVLRAAGLGDGAALAALGLFAVHPVHVDAVTYISGRRDLLSALFVLLAFWAYLQFRRTRRVWWWAAVLAGFLLAFMAKELGIVVPALIFLYEWVEETAAAEGGPWRRMGAGVRRTLRRGWWYWFPIAALGAGLAFYKVFLTATSAKLSWWGGSFVTNLLTVAKVLAYDLWLMVLPLTLRADYSYDGFPIAYTWADPLGLAAAVFVAALLAALAWLAATGRRQTAFWGLWFFVASLPMSHLVPHHELLAEHYLLLPSLGACGLGGLGLAWLHGRNRRLAWAAGAGAAAFLAVVLLVHNPVYRDNVSLFTDTAAKAPRCVRANRVLAEHHLDRGEFDLAATYLERILAVPPLFEREQLTAAERRRLAQVQKRRRGEYVQRDLAMYLTTYRQLGHIYETRGEYQQAIDLFLGGSRFGALADMFYNDLGNLYARTGRWDDAARWYRRAVADDPQNHMAWSNLAAVHAEQGRLDESRRCLEEAIRIRPDFAQAWYNLAMLLARQDAPADRIAGHLERALKLDLPAPDRENAAALLKRLRTP comes from the coding sequence ATGGCGGCGGGAAAGGGAAGTAAGCCCGACCGCCGGAAGCGGCCGGACCCACCGGCGCCGCAACCCACGGCGACGCCGGCCCGGCCGGCCGTCGGTGCGGGCGGGTGGGCCGCCGTCATCATCCTGGCGGGCGTCCTGCTGTACGCGCCCGGCCTGGAGTACGATTTCGTCTTCGACGATTTTGCGCTGGTCAGGAACAACCCGGCGGTCCAGTCGCTGGCGCAGGCCGCCCGGGCGACCGTGCAGGGTGTCGCCTACCGCCCGCTGCGCACGTTGAGCTACGCGCTGGATCACGCCCTGGGGGGCATGGACCCGTTCGTGTTTCATCTGTCCAACTTGGTCTGGTTCGCGCTGCTGCTGGCGGCGGCCTGGCGGGTGCTCCGCGCGGCGGGCCTGGGCGACGGCGCGGCGCTGGCGGCCCTGGGGCTCTTTGCGGTGCACCCGGTTCACGTGGACGCGGTCACCTACATCTCCGGGCGCCGGGATCTGCTGTCGGCGCTGTTTGTCCTGCTGGCGTTCTGGGCCTACCTGCAGTTCCGCCGGACCCGCCGCGTCTGGTGGTGGGCGGCGGTGCTGGCCGGCTTCCTGCTGGCGTTCATGGCCAAGGAGCTGGGCATCGTGGTGCCGGCGCTCATCTTCCTGTACGAGTGGGTCGAGGAGACGGCGGCGGCCGAGGGCGGACCCTGGCGGCGGATGGGCGCGGGGGTCCGCCGCACCCTGCGCCGCGGCTGGTGGTACTGGTTCCCCATCGCGGCACTGGGCGCCGGCCTGGCCTTCTACAAGGTGTTCCTGACCGCCACGAGCGCCAAGTTGAGCTGGTGGGGCGGCAGCTTCGTCACGAACCTGCTGACGGTGGCGAAGGTGCTGGCGTACGACCTCTGGCTGATGGTGCTGCCGCTCACCCTGCGGGCCGATTATTCGTACGACGGGTTTCCCATCGCCTACACCTGGGCGGATCCGCTGGGCCTGGCCGCGGCGGTGTTCGTCGCCGCGCTCCTGGCTGCGCTGGCGTGGCTCGCCGCCACCGGCCGCCGCCAGACGGCATTCTGGGGCCTCTGGTTTTTTGTCGCCAGCCTGCCCATGTCGCACCTCGTGCCCCATCATGAGCTGCTGGCCGAACATTACCTGCTGCTGCCGTCGCTCGGCGCCTGCGGCTTGGGCGGCCTCGGGCTGGCGTGGCTCCATGGGCGGAACCGCCGGCTGGCGTGGGCGGCGGGCGCCGGTGCGGCGGCATTCCTGGCGGTGGTGCTGCTGGTCCACAACCCCGTGTACCGCGACAACGTCTCGCTGTTCACCGATACGGCGGCCAAGGCGCCCCGCTGCGTCCGCGCCAATCGGGTGCTGGCCGAGCATCATCTGGACCGGGGCGAATTCGACCTGGCGGCGACCTATCTGGAGCGGATTCTGGCGGTGCCCCCGCTGTTCGAGCGGGAGCAGCTCACCGCCGCCGAGCGCCGACGTCTGGCCCAGGTCCAGAAACGGCGGCGCGGGGAATACGTCCAGCGCGATCTGGCCATGTACCTGACCACCTATCGCCAGCTCGGACACATTTACGAGACCCGCGGCGAGTATCAGCAGGCCATCGACCTGTTTCTCGGCGGCAGTCGGTTCGGGGCGCTGGCGGACATGTTCTATAACGACCTCGGGAACCTGTACGCCCGCACCGGCCGATGGGACGACGCCGCCCGCTGGTACCGGCGCGCGGTGGCCGACGACCCGCAGAACCACATGGCCTGGTCCAACCTGGCCGCCGTCCACGCCGAGCAGGGCCGGCTCGATGAAAGCCGGCGATGCCTCGAGGAGGCGATCCGGATCCGTCCGGATTTCGCCCAGGCCTGGTACAACCTGGCGATGCTGCTGGCCCGCCAGGATGCGCCCGCCGACCGCATCGCCGGACACCTGGAGCGGGCGCTGAAGCTGGACCTGCCCGCGCCCGACCGGGAGAACGCCGCAGCCCTGTTGAAGCGGCTGCGGACGCCGTGA